In one window of Poriferisphaera corsica DNA:
- a CDS encoding endonuclease/exonuclease/phosphatase family protein, whose product MKVAVIALVTMLGLQVTLFAQTDTLRVVNYNVLHGPSGSQEINDFSNIMQAIGSQNYNGITRAVDVLSLQETSNSSITAARNALNSVYGSGTYGSYITPQGKSGLWNGVIYNTQTLNLLSSTQITSSQLTRNVARVHFDPINSVSNDDFYLYSMHLKAGNSSSDRSRRNDEVNVIRSNADALGSDANVIFSGDFNVYRSSEAAYQRFLSSGNAKANDPINRPGNWHDNNSFSDIHTQDPSNTMDDRFDFQLLTDEFFDGEGIDYIQDSYRAFGNIDSHTFNNTILTGYSPSHPFYDVAESLFNFSDHLPVIADYSIEIPEPGTMLALLLPSIGLVIRRQRI is encoded by the coding sequence ATGAAAGTTGCTGTCATTGCGCTTGTAACAATGCTTGGCTTGCAGGTTACTCTATTCGCACAAACAGACACGCTGCGTGTCGTTAATTACAACGTGCTTCATGGCCCGAGTGGTTCGCAAGAGATCAATGATTTCTCAAACATCATGCAGGCAATCGGTTCGCAGAATTACAATGGTATTACAAGAGCAGTCGATGTTTTATCCTTGCAGGAAACAAGTAATAGCTCGATTACTGCAGCTCGGAACGCACTTAACAGTGTTTATGGGTCAGGAACATACGGTTCATACATCACGCCGCAGGGGAAGTCAGGCCTATGGAACGGCGTAATCTATAATACGCAAACCTTAAACCTGCTTTCATCAACTCAAATAACTTCAAGTCAATTGACACGCAATGTGGCACGAGTTCATTTTGATCCGATCAACAGTGTTTCAAATGATGATTTTTATCTGTATTCGATGCACCTAAAAGCTGGAAATAGCTCTTCAGATAGAAGTCGCCGCAATGATGAAGTGAATGTTATCCGCAGCAATGCAGATGCTCTTGGTAGTGATGCGAATGTCATCTTTTCGGGAGATTTTAACGTATATCGTTCTAGTGAGGCAGCCTATCAGCGTTTCCTTTCATCAGGCAATGCCAAGGCAAACGACCCAATCAATCGTCCCGGCAATTGGCACGATAATAACTCGTTCTCAGATATACACACGCAAGATCCATCCAATACCATGGATGATCGTTTTGACTTCCAACTGCTGACCGATGAATTTTTTGATGGTGAAGGTATTGATTACATTCAGGATTCATACCGAGCGTTCGGCAACATTGATTCCCATACCTTTAATAATACTATCCTCACAGGTTACTCTCCTTCTCATCCGTTTTACGATGTTGCAGAATCTCTTTTCAATTTTTCCGATCATTTGCCTGTGATTGCAGACTATTCAATAGAAATTCCAGAGCCAGGCACTATGCTAGCCTTGTTGCTGCCAAGCATTGGATTGGTCATTAGACGTCAACGTATCTAA
- a CDS encoding protein-tyrosine phosphatase family protein: protein MNERFNALFDHDITLGINLAPTSHYAYKNILQQIAGHREQCIRYMVVDLPHHSTASIGVVKQALDVIDEERRNRGRVYIHATPEMNYAGLLAACYLIRHGYPSEQALRHLAEIQKHIPERYKSLPTTYTHMNFIRKWKSYDPPRQPSPFQDIPDASI from the coding sequence TTGAACGAGCGTTTTAACGCGTTGTTTGATCACGATATCACATTGGGTATCAATCTCGCACCAACCTCACATTACGCTTATAAGAATATTCTCCAGCAGATAGCGGGTCATCGCGAGCAGTGTATCCGTTATATGGTTGTTGATCTTCCTCATCATTCAACTGCTTCAATAGGCGTTGTTAAACAAGCTTTAGATGTGATTGATGAGGAACGTCGTAACCGCGGCCGCGTCTACATACACGCAACACCGGAAATGAATTATGCCGGCCTGCTTGCTGCATGCTATCTGATTAGGCACGGGTATCCATCTGAACAAGCACTTCGTCACCTTGCAGAGATCCAAAAACACATTCCCGAACGTTATAAATCACTACCCACAACCTACACGCATATGAACTTTATCCGTAAATGGAAAAGTTACGACCCGCCGCGACAGCCATCGCCATTTCAAGACATCCCCGACGCAAGTATCTAG
- the hscB gene encoding Fe-S protein assembly co-chaperone HscB — MTMKQDPYELLGIERTFEIDPDLLQKRYVALSAQHHPDKFVDPIEQMDAAEMSSSINTAFQSLKDDELRANVLLELMGGPTKEQDKSLPPTLLMEMMEVREEMEEAVEQKNNDVVQKLRQWAIEEREEYLGMLGQLFAKIGKDQVTEEQGKQIRLHLNSLRYIERMLEQTPEEV; from the coding sequence ATGACTATGAAGCAAGACCCATATGAGCTACTTGGCATTGAGCGAACGTTTGAGATTGACCCAGATCTGCTACAGAAGCGGTATGTGGCATTGTCGGCGCAGCATCATCCGGACAAGTTTGTGGACCCGATCGAGCAGATGGATGCGGCAGAAATGAGTTCTTCAATCAATACGGCATTTCAATCGCTGAAAGATGATGAATTACGGGCGAATGTCTTGCTTGAACTGATGGGTGGGCCGACGAAGGAGCAGGACAAAAGCCTGCCACCGACATTGTTGATGGAAATGATGGAGGTACGAGAAGAGATGGAAGAAGCGGTTGAACAGAAGAACAATGACGTGGTGCAAAAGCTGCGGCAATGGGCGATCGAAGAGCGGGAAGAATATTTGGGAATGCTAGGTCAACTGTTTGCGAAGATCGGGAAAGATCAAGTCACTGAGGAACAAGGTAAGCAAATCCGTCTGCATCTGAATTCCCTGCGTTACATTGAGCGTATGCTTGAACAGACACCTGAAGAGGTTTGA
- the truB gene encoding tRNA pseudouridine(55) synthase TruB yields the protein MNNQNGIKRGISGIILVDKPLGLSSMDICRKVRRAVPRIVVQGKNGRLKEKWARVGHCGTLDPLATGLVIVCIGKATKSVSQIMGQPKTYIADIDLSAFTITDDAEGDPEPVIITQPPTQADIQSALDTHFAGIIQQTPPAYSAIHINGQRAYKLARSGQDVELKPRPVQIYNITINQYAFPHLQLTIDCGKGTYIRSIARDLGKHLGTGGYLTALRRTQVGPYNVQDAVSIQRFDQPVEQRDLMEAIKE from the coding sequence GTGAATAACCAAAACGGCATCAAAAGAGGTATTAGTGGCATCATTCTTGTCGACAAGCCACTCGGTCTCTCCTCCATGGACATCTGTCGCAAAGTCCGCCGCGCCGTCCCTCGCATCGTCGTCCAGGGCAAGAACGGCCGACTCAAAGAAAAATGGGCCCGCGTCGGTCACTGCGGCACCCTCGACCCCCTCGCCACCGGCCTTGTCATCGTCTGCATCGGCAAAGCCACCAAATCCGTCTCCCAAATCATGGGTCAGCCTAAAACCTACATCGCTGACATCGACCTATCTGCCTTCACCATCACCGACGACGCTGAAGGCGATCCCGAGCCTGTCATCATTACCCAGCCCCCCACGCAAGCCGATATCCAGTCGGCTCTCGACACCCACTTTGCTGGCATTATTCAGCAAACCCCACCCGCTTATTCCGCCATCCATATCAATGGCCAGCGCGCCTACAAGCTTGCCCGTTCTGGTCAAGATGTTGAACTCAAACCCCGCCCCGTTCAGATCTACAACATCACCATCAATCAGTATGCCTTCCCTCACCTTCAACTCACCATCGACTGTGGCAAAGGCACCTACATCCGCTCCATCGCCCGCGACCTCGGCAAACACTTAGGCACTGGCGGCTACCTTACCGCTCTCCGCCGCACACAAGTCGGCCCATACAACGTCCAAGACGCCGTCTCTATTCAGCGCTTCGATCAGCCGGTAGAGCAGAGAGATTTGATGGAAGCAATCAAAGAGTAA
- a CDS encoding DUF6714 family protein, with product MNKIDTQWLIDQIRQEFKHILLGDGISLHQTDVVDDYLQDDEELMAKAKANDTDTRWWDVSIENIEKQNWGWPFFDIKGYRYYLPAFMTYYLKHAHRHDSDNAIDSMMYILDSDDYYQSYHATFNELQSRCIAMFLWQYCELNNWQDCDQAKNALVNYWDRFLSWCDNETDFQGDKEYGDGDTKNHKFAEPWLLKEIRAAFDKVRLEDGETIHQADTEGGVGLTKEQFKTLRKNDPEEFWWDIPLERFHAFSSIWSFLDPKGFRFYLPACMSAIITDPHRCIHEEWLIYALENISHYKQHPSFLTSDRVDILDDKQKRVVALFLWQYTLANNWQGDMQEEVSNALENYWFQFIQNEV from the coding sequence ATGAACAAGATCGATACACAATGGCTTATTGATCAGATCCGACAAGAATTTAAGCACATCCTTCTAGGTGACGGCATTTCGCTTCATCAAACCGATGTTGTAGATGATTATTTACAAGATGACGAAGAATTAATGGCAAAAGCTAAGGCAAATGACACTGACACACGTTGGTGGGACGTGTCAATTGAAAATATCGAAAAGCAAAATTGGGGCTGGCCGTTTTTTGATATTAAAGGCTACCGCTATTATCTGCCAGCATTTATGACCTACTATCTCAAACATGCTCACCGTCATGATAGTGACAATGCAATAGATTCAATGATGTATATTCTAGATTCTGATGATTATTATCAATCATATCACGCCACGTTTAATGAACTACAATCTAGGTGTATTGCCATGTTTCTTTGGCAATATTGTGAGTTGAATAATTGGCAAGATTGTGATCAGGCAAAAAACGCATTAGTCAATTATTGGGATCGATTTCTTAGCTGGTGTGATAATGAAACAGACTTTCAAGGGGATAAAGAATATGGTGATGGTGATACAAAAAATCACAAGTTTGCCGAGCCGTGGTTGTTAAAAGAAATCCGTGCTGCTTTTGATAAAGTTCGTCTAGAGGATGGTGAAACGATACATCAGGCTGATACTGAAGGTGGTGTCGGGCTGACGAAAGAGCAGTTTAAGACTCTACGAAAGAATGATCCGGAGGAATTTTGGTGGGATATCCCATTGGAAAGATTTCATGCTTTTTCAAGCATTTGGTCTTTTCTTGATCCAAAGGGTTTTAGGTTTTACTTGCCCGCGTGTATGTCAGCTATTATTACCGATCCTCATAGATGTATTCATGAAGAGTGGTTAATTTATGCGTTAGAAAATATTTCGCATTATAAACAGCACCCCAGTTTTTTAACATCGGATCGAGTCGATATATTAGACGATAAACAAAAAAGAGTCGTTGCCCTATTCCTTTGGCAATATACTCTGGCCAACAATTGGCAGGGTGATATGCAAGAAGAAGTGAGTAACGCATTAGAGAATTATTGGTTTCAGTTTATTCAGAATGAAGTGTGA
- the tatC gene encoding twin-arginine translocase subunit TatC, producing the protein MPLDQNPEPKSPIEQRTEDMRMTFGEHLEELRSCIIRALLGLVVALIGTLYFGQDIVALLTSPLNQVQAALGYPPQAIVTDPTGGFVSTYLKVSIISALIIASPWIVYQLWRFTSEGLYENEKKFVYILAPFSTVMTALGLAFTYFILLPVCLIFFLSFLSTYPKINTSYSNPLISVFIKTTAVAGSTDQSGNDESNIQLDTNAVTYPTIPVVLEDPKNPPTGAEWYNATERRRKLWTGSRLEATTYFSNDRIINPLYDVNDYISFTSLLTFGACVGFQLPVVMLLVGYTHLVDPTRIASVRKYAFFACFAAGAILTPADIFSMLLLAIPLYGLFEFGLLLMKMVDSPPENEADLPE; encoded by the coding sequence ATGCCATTAGATCAAAATCCAGAGCCAAAGTCACCGATTGAACAGCGAACGGAAGATATGCGGATGACATTTGGAGAGCATCTTGAAGAGTTGCGATCCTGTATTATTCGTGCGCTTTTGGGTTTGGTAGTGGCGTTGATTGGGACGTTGTACTTTGGGCAGGATATCGTGGCGTTGTTGACGTCACCTTTAAATCAGGTGCAGGCGGCGCTGGGGTATCCGCCGCAGGCGATTGTGACGGATCCGACGGGCGGGTTTGTTTCGACGTATTTGAAGGTATCGATTATTTCTGCATTGATTATTGCTTCGCCTTGGATTGTGTATCAGCTGTGGCGATTCACGTCGGAGGGGCTCTATGAGAATGAGAAGAAGTTTGTTTATATTCTGGCGCCGTTCTCGACGGTGATGACGGCGCTGGGGTTGGCGTTTACATATTTCATATTGCTGCCGGTGTGTTTGATTTTCTTTTTGTCATTCTTGAGTACGTATCCAAAGATCAATACGAGTTACTCGAACCCACTGATCTCAGTGTTTATTAAGACAACAGCGGTTGCGGGATCGACAGATCAATCTGGGAATGATGAGTCTAATATTCAGTTAGATACGAATGCGGTGACGTACCCGACGATCCCGGTGGTATTGGAAGACCCAAAGAATCCGCCGACTGGTGCGGAGTGGTATAACGCAACCGAACGTCGAAGAAAATTGTGGACAGGATCGCGGCTTGAAGCGACAACCTATTTCTCAAACGATCGAATTATCAATCCGCTTTATGACGTGAATGATTACATCTCGTTTACATCTTTGCTGACGTTTGGTGCGTGCGTGGGGTTCCAGTTGCCGGTGGTGATGCTGCTGGTGGGGTATACACATCTGGTTGATCCGACACGGATTGCGTCGGTGCGAAAGTATGCGTTTTTCGCTTGTTTCGCAGCGGGCGCGATTTTAACGCCTGCAGATATTTTTAGTATGTTGCTGCTGGCGATTCCGCTTTACGGGCTGTTTGAGTTTGGTTTATTGCTGATGAAGATGGTTGATTCGCCGCCTGAGAACGAGGCGGATTTGCCGGAGTGA
- the queA gene encoding tRNA preQ1(34) S-adenosylmethionine ribosyltransferase-isomerase QueA, with protein sequence MRTDDLHFDLPDELIATQAAEPRDAAKLMVCDRASGKVEHLRVRDLADLGVFGAGDLMLVNQSRVIQAWWHGVRKGTGGKVRGLYLQPAADGVNWLTLIETRGKLQPNEEIVLAEDASLRLVKRTTMAGEWEAELLSARSTEEVLERLGSTPLPPYIRKARKHHDEAEVTDYDKTRYNTVYADRATSVAAPTAGLHFTPELLGKLEQQGMIRKAVTLDIGLGTFAPVRVGDLKDHEIHTETFSIHQDTLMAIKNAKARGNKCFVVGTTTVRAIESLPPEFPMQMMGLDEMGNGGDRGDDAGGIYRTATKLFITPDSGFEFRFTDVLMTNFHLPSSTLLALVASLPGVGLERLLEWYAIAISKGYRFYSYGDAMLIF encoded by the coding sequence ATGCGTACTGATGATTTGCATTTTGATTTGCCGGATGAATTGATTGCGACGCAGGCGGCTGAGCCGCGGGATGCGGCGAAGCTGATGGTGTGTGATCGTGCGAGCGGAAAAGTGGAGCATCTACGGGTGCGTGATCTGGCCGATTTGGGTGTGTTTGGTGCAGGGGATTTGATGCTGGTGAATCAGTCGCGTGTGATTCAGGCGTGGTGGCATGGCGTGAGAAAAGGGACGGGCGGGAAAGTGAGAGGGCTGTATTTGCAGCCTGCGGCGGATGGTGTGAATTGGCTGACTTTGATTGAGACGCGAGGGAAGTTGCAGCCGAACGAGGAGATCGTGCTGGCAGAGGATGCGTCGCTGAGATTAGTGAAACGTACGACGATGGCGGGGGAATGGGAGGCGGAGTTGCTGTCGGCGAGATCGACGGAGGAGGTGCTGGAGCGGCTGGGTTCGACGCCGCTGCCGCCGTATATTCGGAAAGCGCGGAAGCATCATGATGAGGCGGAAGTGACGGATTACGATAAGACGCGATACAACACGGTGTATGCGGATCGTGCAACGTCGGTGGCTGCGCCGACGGCTGGGCTGCATTTTACGCCGGAATTGCTTGGGAAGTTGGAGCAGCAGGGGATGATTCGGAAGGCGGTGACGCTGGATATTGGTTTGGGGACATTTGCGCCGGTGCGTGTGGGCGATCTGAAGGATCATGAGATTCACACGGAGACGTTTTCGATCCATCAGGATACGTTGATGGCGATAAAGAATGCGAAGGCACGGGGAAATAAATGTTTTGTGGTGGGGACGACGACGGTGCGAGCGATTGAATCGTTGCCCCCGGAATTCCCGATGCAGATGATGGGATTAGATGAGATGGGGAATGGGGGGGATAGGGGGGATGATGCGGGGGGGATTTACAGGACGGCGACGAAGCTGTTTATCACGCCGGATAGCGGGTTTGAGTTTCGGTTTACGGATGTGCTGATGACGAATTTTCATTTACCATCATCGACGTTGCTGGCATTGGTGGCATCGTTGCCGGGGGTTGGTCTGGAGCGGCTACTGGAGTGGTATGCGATTGCGATCAGCAAGGGATACCGGTTTTATTCATATGGCGATGCGATGCTTATTTTTTAG
- a CDS encoding thermonuclease family protein produces the protein MKRGQPNTSSITFNAYMRKRRYRRNLILILSFVIIAALSYLDHQGYLLYQPDRSSKWDGATGTVIKIIDGDTIDIRFDHIKNKQNQPVVERLRFWGIDTPETEKRRNNIIIQQAEPYADQATHLTTQLCMNQPITIRTQPFRLRGRFGRLLAYVILKDKTVLNEHLLSQGLATADDRWDHEHLHRYQQLQLGAQKEKRGLWSSD, from the coding sequence ATGAAACGTGGGCAACCCAATACATCCAGCATCACCTTCAACGCCTATATGCGCAAACGCCGTTATCGCCGCAACCTTATCCTCATACTTTCGTTTGTCATCATTGCAGCGCTCTCATACCTCGATCACCAAGGTTATCTCCTCTACCAACCCGATCGATCATCCAAATGGGACGGCGCCACAGGCACCGTTATCAAAATCATTGACGGCGACACCATCGACATCCGTTTTGATCACATTAAAAACAAACAAAACCAGCCCGTCGTTGAACGCCTCCGCTTCTGGGGCATTGATACACCAGAAACTGAAAAACGTCGCAACAATATCATCATCCAGCAAGCCGAGCCTTATGCAGATCAAGCCACACATCTCACCACTCAACTGTGTATGAACCAACCTATCACCATCCGTACGCAACCTTTCCGTCTCCGCGGACGCTTTGGCCGTCTTCTCGCTTACGTCATCCTAAAAGACAAAACCGTACTAAATGAGCACCTCCTGTCTCAAGGCCTCGCCACTGCAGATGACCGGTGGGATCATGAGCATCTCCATCGCTACCAACAACTCCAGCTTGGCGCTCAAAAAGAAAAACGTGGTTTATGGTCCAGCGATTAA
- a CDS encoding AI-2E family transporter translates to MSEDKSGHGNEKSGEGKSKNIHSTPRIAVWRRLWFQVLIGTLVGLTVLTIVLPPLFGLLNLVSGVLIPLAIAFTLAYIVNPLVTILERRVKISRPISAVGLMSLVAISILALVVYVVPPLVSQSVKLINSAPAYYETVEKKINEISSNRSFDLREMILGYFDGADESEGDGGQAVITDGQSGTGQDELQGEQAAREGTASSAGDKGEKKGGGISSDLLSTITKSATKFLTTSFGAIASTLGFASYLALSLGIIAFAFFFFTWKFQAMLEWFEPFIPASYQAQTYEMLKKMDASIAAFIRGRLIQMSVITVVLAVGWSVSGVPFWLLLAIIGGVLNLIPYAPVLIWPAVISVTYITALSGDAPGLLTDAGTLNYVAVFVWPSVVYFVAQSLDGWVVEPLVQGKATNLDPLTVMIVVLLGAAILGILGMLIAIPVAACVKIVSSEILLPKLREIAKEN, encoded by the coding sequence ATGAGCGAAGACAAATCTGGGCATGGGAATGAGAAGTCGGGCGAGGGTAAGAGCAAGAATATTCATTCGACGCCGCGGATTGCGGTGTGGCGGCGGTTATGGTTTCAGGTTTTGATTGGAACACTGGTTGGTTTGACGGTGCTGACAATTGTGCTGCCGCCGCTGTTTGGGTTATTGAATCTGGTGAGCGGGGTACTGATTCCGTTGGCGATCGCGTTTACGCTGGCGTATATCGTGAATCCGCTGGTGACGATTTTGGAAAGGCGAGTGAAGATATCGCGGCCGATTAGCGCGGTGGGGCTGATGTCGCTGGTAGCAATCTCTATCTTGGCATTAGTTGTATATGTGGTTCCGCCGCTGGTTTCGCAATCGGTTAAGCTGATCAATTCAGCGCCAGCTTACTACGAGACAGTTGAGAAGAAAATCAATGAGATCTCGTCGAATCGATCGTTTGATTTACGAGAGATGATCTTGGGATATTTTGATGGGGCTGATGAAAGTGAGGGTGATGGCGGGCAAGCGGTCATCACGGATGGGCAAAGCGGAACAGGGCAAGATGAATTACAGGGCGAACAGGCGGCGAGAGAAGGGACGGCGTCATCGGCTGGAGATAAGGGTGAGAAGAAGGGTGGTGGAATTTCTTCTGACTTGCTGAGCACGATCACAAAATCTGCGACAAAATTTCTGACGACTTCGTTTGGTGCGATTGCGTCGACGCTGGGGTTTGCATCCTATCTGGCGCTTAGTTTGGGTATTATTGCTTTTGCGTTTTTCTTTTTCACCTGGAAGTTTCAGGCGATGTTGGAATGGTTTGAGCCGTTTATCCCGGCGAGTTATCAAGCGCAGACGTATGAGATGCTGAAGAAGATGGACGCTTCGATTGCAGCATTTATCCGGGGGCGCTTGATTCAGATGTCGGTCATTACAGTCGTGTTGGCGGTGGGCTGGTCGGTGAGCGGCGTGCCGTTCTGGTTGTTGTTGGCGATCATTGGCGGGGTTTTGAACTTGATTCCATATGCACCGGTATTGATCTGGCCGGCGGTTATTTCGGTGACGTACATCACGGCATTGTCGGGTGACGCACCGGGGTTATTGACGGATGCGGGAACGTTGAATTACGTTGCGGTGTTTGTGTGGCCATCGGTTGTGTATTTTGTGGCACAGTCGTTGGATGGTTGGGTGGTGGAACCTTTGGTACAAGGGAAGGCAACCAATCTGGACCCGCTTACGGTGATGATTGTAGTATTGCTTGGTGCGGCGATCTTGGGGATTTTGGGGATGTTGATCGCAATCCCGGTAGCGGCGTGCGTGAAAATTGTGTCATCGGAGATCTTGCTGCCGAAGCTGAGAGAGATCGCGAAGGAAAATTAA
- a CDS encoding Minf_1886 family protein has product MAAKDLLAIARESRYALDAFVFVQRGLEHTVREIHGALAAEEPDLSHEEIESRHVSGSDLCLGLRDYAIAEYGLMARTVLKHWYITSCEDFGNIVFEMIDAGLMHKTDEDCLEDFIDTFDFRDAFTPELQLS; this is encoded by the coding sequence ATGGCAGCTAAAGATTTATTAGCCATAGCACGTGAGTCAAGATACGCCCTTGATGCGTTCGTCTTCGTTCAGCGAGGACTGGAGCACACGGTGCGTGAGATCCATGGTGCGCTTGCTGCGGAAGAACCTGATCTTTCCCATGAAGAGATTGAGTCTCGGCATGTGTCGGGTTCAGATCTGTGTCTTGGGCTGCGTGATTACGCGATTGCGGAGTATGGGCTGATGGCACGTACAGTGCTTAAACACTGGTACATCACATCCTGTGAAGATTTTGGGAACATTGTCTTTGAGATGATTGATGCGGGCCTCATGCACAAGACGGATGAAGATTGTCTTGAAGACTTTATCGATACCTTCGACTTCCGTGATGCATTCACCCCAGAACTCCAACTCTCCTAG
- a CDS encoding queuosine precursor transporter, which yields MSNFDHLPAIDPAVLRERRERVFLIMAGLFLGTLTMLNILGITRFIKFYELNLGEGDDTWSLVFAVAVGVLPYPMTFMCTDLISEFYGKRRANFVVLIGLLLNAWVVFILWLGGVLPGWEAIDAETGRLVVDAAGRKPLYFELKALAFGAVGASMIAYLAAQLCDVWLFHFWKNLTKGKHLWLRNNGSTLISQIVDTVAVILITYYFTEPSLPIPDGTSVWFQLLVGYIAAGYVFKMVAALVDTPIIYGAVYVLKDYLRIDPTHMHEHGELDD from the coding sequence ATGAGCAATTTCGATCATCTACCCGCCATCGATCCAGCTGTATTGCGGGAACGACGCGAACGTGTTTTCCTCATCATGGCCGGCCTGTTCCTCGGCACGCTCACCATGCTGAATATCCTCGGCATCACACGCTTTATCAAATTCTATGAATTGAATCTCGGCGAGGGAGACGACACATGGTCGCTGGTTTTTGCTGTCGCAGTAGGTGTGCTTCCTTACCCCATGACTTTTATGTGCACCGACCTGATCAGCGAATTCTACGGAAAACGTCGCGCCAATTTTGTCGTTCTCATCGGCCTGCTCCTCAACGCTTGGGTCGTTTTCATTCTCTGGCTCGGCGGTGTTCTTCCCGGCTGGGAAGCCATCGACGCCGAAACCGGCAGGCTTGTTGTTGACGCTGCCGGCCGCAAGCCGCTTTACTTTGAACTTAAAGCGCTCGCATTCGGCGCCGTGGGCGCATCCATGATCGCCTACCTCGCAGCACAACTTTGCGATGTTTGGCTTTTTCACTTCTGGAAAAACCTCACCAAAGGCAAACACCTCTGGTTACGTAACAACGGGTCAACACTCATCAGTCAAATCGTTGACACGGTCGCGGTGATTCTCATCACGTATTACTTCACCGAACCGAGTTTGCCGATCCCTGACGGGACAAGCGTTTGGTTCCAATTGTTGGTGGGTTATATTGCTGCGGGTTATGTGTTCAAGATGGTGGCTGCGTTGGTGGATACGCCCATCATTTATGGAGCGGTTTATGTGCTGAAAGATTACCTGCGCATCGACCCGACCCACATGCACGAACACGGCGAACTTGATGATTAA
- a CDS encoding amino acid aminotransferase, translating into MFKSIEMAPADPILGLSEAFKADTNADKINLGVGVYKDEAGATPVLKCIKSAEAKLVDTETTKGYLPIDGNPAYGQAVRELLFGSNSEIVASARAATSHTPGGTGALRVAGEFIKNVLGVKSIWLSDPSWANHAAVFGAVGLEVKKYPYFDKASNGLDFQGMIEGLKSVGKGEVVLLHGCCHNPTGVDPTVEQWEKIASVVAERGGLPLVDFAYQGFGVGLEEDAAGLRAVAAKNKELLVCSSFSKNFGLYNERVGAFTVVAEDAEAVKKAQSQVKTLIRRIYSNPPAHGGAAVATVLADDALTKQWHDELAEMRERIAKMRQLFVDELNQRGVKLSDAGNQFIVDQCGMFSFSGLTKEQVDVLKKEHSIYIVGSGRINVAGISEKNVGKLCDAIAVVAGAAV; encoded by the coding sequence ATGTTTAAGTCAATCGAAATGGCTCCAGCGGACCCGATTCTTGGTTTATCCGAAGCTTTTAAGGCTGACACCAATGCGGACAAGATCAATCTTGGCGTGGGTGTGTATAAGGATGAAGCGGGCGCGACCCCGGTTTTGAAGTGCATCAAGTCAGCGGAAGCAAAGCTTGTCGACACGGAAACCACCAAGGGGTACCTGCCGATTGACGGCAATCCGGCTTATGGGCAGGCGGTACGTGAGTTGTTGTTTGGTTCTAATAGTGAGATAGTTGCATCTGCTCGTGCGGCCACGAGTCACACGCCGGGCGGTACTGGGGCGCTGCGTGTTGCGGGTGAGTTTATTAAAAACGTGCTGGGCGTGAAGTCGATTTGGTTGAGCGACCCGAGTTGGGCGAACCATGCGGCCGTGTTTGGCGCGGTCGGTCTTGAAGTGAAGAAGTATCCATACTTTGATAAGGCTTCGAACGGGCTAGACTTTCAAGGCATGATTGAGGGATTGAAAAGTGTTGGTAAAGGTGAAGTCGTTTTGCTTCACGGCTGTTGCCATAACCCGACGGGTGTTGATCCGACTGTCGAGCAGTGGGAGAAGATTGCCAGCGTTGTAGCTGAGCGTGGGGGATTGCCTTTGGTTGACTTTGCTTACCAAGGTTTTGGTGTCGGTCTTGAAGAAGACGCAGCGGGTCTTCGTGCGGTTGCTGCGAAGAATAAAGAACTTTTAGTGTGTTCAAGCTTCAGCAAGAACTTTGGTTTGTACAACGAACGTGTTGGCGCGTTTACCGTTGTGGCGGAAGATGCTGAAGCTGTGAAGAAAGCGCAGAGCCAGGTGAAGACGTTGATTAGACGTATTTACTCGAACCCGCCTGCTCATGGTGGTGCGGCAGTTGCGACGGTCTTGGCTGATGATGCTTTGACGAAGCAGTGGCATGACGAACTTGCTGAGATGCGTGAGCGTATTGCCAAGATGCGTCAGTTGTTTGTTGATGAGCTTAATCAGCGCGGCGTGAAGCTGAGTGATGCGGGCAACCAGTTTATTGTTGATCAGTGCGGGATGTTTAGCTTCTCGGGCTTGACCAAAGAGCAGGTTGATGTGCTTAAGAAGGAACACTCGATTTACATCGTGGGTTCGGGTCGCATTAACGTGGCTGGCATTAGTGAAAAGAATGTTGGCAAGCTTTGTGATGCGATCGCGGTGGTTGCAGGTGCGGCGGTGTAA